In Plasmodium vivax chromosome 14, whole genome shotgun sequence, the genomic window ACAcgtatacatacgtacatacatatatgcatacatatatatgtgtacatatgtttaCATAATTAGATTCCTTCGCTTGCCACAGCGTGACGATtcataaaaggaaaacaccGAAATGGTTGCTAATAGGTCACCCTTTTCTACATTCCGTcctgaattttaaaaatattttgcctATAACGCCAGAGGCACGTCTCCCTTGTGGAAATTAAAAGGGtgtttaggaaaaaatatcacGACGTATCAGTTGACTATAACGAACCAGTCATTACTCAcaattgtaaaaagaaaagtgccAACAGGGGGTGATGATAACTCACACTTTAGGGGGTACGTCAATTGTGAAGTTACGCATATGGACCTTCAGCGCAAAAGGCTAAATTGGCGAAGCACAAATTTGTAAATGTATAATGTACACAAGTGCAACGTCGTATGCTCATAGAGGGGTAAAGCTTCGCTCCCATCATGGTGCCACAGACAGACCTTCTTAAATCTGTTCGCAACGGGGTGTTTGTTAAGGAAAGACGCCAAAAACGGTAAGTACCAATTTGAACTTTCACATTTAGCAGCGATATGTTTAGCCGCTTGTATGTTCCACTTTTGCATGAACATATTATTTGCGATGCCGTAGGCCAGGACAGATGATGAGCATCACcgctttttacatttttgctttaaaaaagaggtgctgtttttttttttttacccttttttcgtCAGTTTCTTTCCCCTGTTTGgtatacaaaaatgaataacatGTTGGCATTTAAAAAGTGGAGCGGCAAATTGCGCTTTTGAGTAACACAATGTCATGGGTTTATGGTACAGATATTCTTAATATacggaaaatattttcgcgtgattattttttttttattaatttgtatACATAAGTGCAGTGGTTACACTCTTTACCCACAGGGCACTccaaaattgttattatttttaaaggaaaaatggaataaaagtTTGTGCCCCtttgagaaaaaagaggaaaagcaaCTTTGCCGTTGTTTCAATGCTGTTTATGAAAATggcccaaagggggaagcgttTTTTAACGCTGTAGAAAATGCGTAAGCACTGCGATAGAAGGTGAACTGTACATCACATGGTTTTTCGTGCGGAATATACATATGGAGCGAGCATGGTCTAGTGGCTATGACGCCTGCCTAACACGCAGGAGATCCCGAGTTCGATCCTCGGTGCTcgtataaagaaaaaaaatttcttattcgcacaaaagaaaaaaatgatgatttGAAAAGCCTTTTTGTGGATTATtgaattttaattttttttataatatattaagtTGCCCTCTTAAggcattttccccttcaaaGGCTTATGCCACATTTTCCACTTGGTcacatttaaatttatatgccATGCCATTTgatgaaaaattttagcTCTTCCGTTGCATAGCGAAATGTAAAGTAATGTAacgtaaaaggggggaaataatttGTAGTAATCCCTTCCTCTCTTCGTTTTATggcattttttcgtttttgcttCAAACTGGAAGAAATAAGTCACCATGCATATAAGATTCAATGATAACCATTTGCCCATAACGACGCTGTTCACCCTGCGCAGAGGGATACTTAACAGAGAATATTATAACAGTCCTGTCCCCACGTTCTGCATTTACCAAACTGTGTCATTTTTTGATAATCTTGAcatgggaaaataaatgcacaaaTCGGTGAAAAGAGaacgttaaaaaagaatgtgaaaaaagatgagttttttgttttatttccgAAAAAAGGCACGTGTCATGCGTCAGCTAGGGGGAATATCATAGGAGGAAAGTTAGGCAGAAAGGGAAGAGTTTATGCGCTGTACCAATTTTCCGCTTGCCATACATATGTAGAGTACATTCATTTAATGACGCGATTTCGTTTTGCCGTTTCAGGGGACGTTCTCCTTCTTTACATCATGTATGTACATTAATAATTGCAAATTTTGCCTTaagctcatttttttagcCTCCAGAACAAACAACCTCTCGAGAGACATgggaatatatttatcaGCTAACCTGCAATTGACCGcgtcgctttttttttttttttcacctgattttataattcatgagaaaaatagctagctagctaaaaATGCggagttatattttttgaccACATTAAGTAGATTTCCGCATTTTACAATTCACCACAAAAGGtgggtttcccttttttacgaAATATGTGTGCAGCTAGCTTGGGGTAATAAATCCCATTATGCATACGTTTGATATTCTACGTGCACTTACATTTTTCGAATGGCACGCTAAAAGTGTGTGTCGTATGGGAATAGTGGCATTTTTGTGGACGAATTATGATAGGTTGTAAAGGGTCAGGGGAAAAATAGCAACATTTACATTTACTCGCGTATACAATGGGAGgaaattttattcttatCATTTGCAAGGTGTTGTGCTTTATTTCACTGATACGGTTTAAACGCACACACGCGGGATGGTCTTTCACTATTTGGAAGTTTTTACTGCACGATGGCTACCCCGCCAAAAGAACTGTTCATTTTACGAAtggcaaaattaaaacgcttttttcgcctttctAGTACAAAATGTGggtgatttaaaaaataaaataaaaaataaactagCTTATCAtgcaaatataaaattgGCACACATATATAAGCGATGTTACAAAAGGGTAATTTCTCTGATTTATCACGTTAGATcactttttatattccaCTTTGTCACAcgtgagaagcaaaaaatgcctGTGCTGTGTGTGCAGAAGCTATGGTTCCTTCGAAGGGTACGCAAAATAACATAGCGCTTCTAATATGGCTGCGCAAGAGTGAACGTTAATTATtggctccttttttacatAGCAAAATGAGCTGCTCaacgaaaaaatggtaaCTATGTAACATGTACTATAAACAtggtaataaaattatattatttttttttatttttttggcctaAATTTATTGCCATTTCAGGTAGAAAAGTtcaaatattaattttgcgTAACAGTttctaataaataaaaactgcAGTCCATAATAGCGCATCATAAATTTTCGTTATACATTAATTACTTTAAACAATTCTAAATTAAACTCTATAATTATTCTGCTTTCCTCTTCTTGACCTCTCctctatttttaaaaaggtctCGCCGGGACTCGAACCCGGGTTGGAGGATTCAAAGTCCTCAGTGCTAACCACTACACTACGAAaccatatgtacacatattgTCGCGCAAAAGTCAGTTAAAGGGGCTCCAAGTGAGCAACGGTTACGcgatatttaaaatttcacatCTGCAAGAATTTTTCACGATGAAATGGCTTTTACTTCTTCCaataaaaaagtggaaaaacacatttttaatataaaaaaaaaaaaaaaaaaattcgaaagtGTGACTTTCATTCTATTTATTAACCCAGTTAccgcaaaaaaaatcggAGGCGCGAAGACAAAATGATTGCTGGCAAATACATGTGCAGAGTTGATTATGTCACGACTGAGTAGGGAACGAATTATATGGTACGAGCtagccccattttttgtaatgAGAAAAGAAAGCGCAAAGGAGTCACTACAATTTGAACGGGTATGTGCGCATGGTCAAATTGACCTTTATGTTTGTACCCCTCTTTTCATGGTACTTCACATGaaagaaagaggaagaatATACGGTTTAGCTGCGCAGCTCTACATGTTGCTACtcccttttggaaaaaaaattatcctaaattatttttcatcgTTTCGCACGTGGAAATTCGTGCAAAGGGCGATTTACGAAGTATGGGGGGGTAGTAATACACGGGGGgtgacaaaaatggggaagcttCTTTTCCAGTTTATTACACCCCATGTGTTAGAAGCACACGCGCATGTGTGTAGAAAGGGCATGCTGCGTACGTAATGCTGCACTGGTGGAGGTGTGTATGGGTGGGTCACCtaaattgccttttttttttaacgaaatTGAAAATCGAGTTGACGATTAGCGTGAGGGAAGTGCTAATCGGGGGAGAAACggcatgaaaaaaatgcgcgTAAAAAGAAGGTAACGAAAAAGGCAACAAAAAAGTTAACGAAAAAAGcttaaatcaaaaaaattaaaccttaaaaaaaaagaagcggaaAGTCGTTTCCATCCTACCATACACTCACGTGATGCtgataacgaaaaaaaaaaaaaaaaacgagtgTCACATGGTTAGTGACAGTGTAGAGAAAGAATTAACGCTCGTGCATTCTGCTTTGCTACTGAGCATATGTTTGAAAAGGAAACGGACGCGGTATGATCCAACATGAGATTTTTGCGGGGACAATTTAAATGGATTGAGCACACCTCTGCACTGGAAAAGGTAGAGCGTTCCATTCTGGCTAATACAAACTCATGGAATGTATatttcattctttttattcttcctGAGCCATCCGAGGAACTTAAACGTGTGGAGGAATACCCTGTGGGATCGCTTAATATGATACTTAACACCGAGGAGAAGGTAACCAATATTGACATATATATGTCTTATGTTAAATAGTGTATACATAGAATTCcatatttcaatttttttagataATTCAAGTGAACTGAATAGCAATTCGTTATATGTTAATTTGGGGTGTAAAACGACATTGCTTTCTAGCTGGAAATCTTGATATACATTTTGTCTTCTGGATGGTTCGACGTAAGTCTCATGTACCTGTACGCGTACCTCCGTCAATGCTGCGGGGtctttaaatatttctcCTAGTACATTAAATGTTTCACTTTTATTTGTTAAGCTCATTATGATGTTGTTGTAACGATGTGTAATGAAGCTGTTGAAGAGGAGGTCGAAGCATTTTATATCTTTACAATCTAGTGATTCTTCGAACATCTGCACTAGTCTATCTATGGCTATATCGTCAAATAAATTTCTATACtctttaaatgtatttagAAAACGCACGATTTTGTCCTTCACGACATGTTCTCTCTTTAACTTGGATTTCACCTTCATTATGTGGGAAGCATACCCTTCGTTAATAACTTGTAAGACGTAGCGGAGTTCCCTGTCTGTCAGTCTCTTCATTGGGGGGTAAATTAGAAATTCGTTGAATAGCTGAAATTCTACTATTCTGTATAGCGATATTATATCCGTTTTGGATCCTATGAATCCCTTTTCGCTACTTGACTTGAGCTTCTGCACCGTTTCGTTAATGTCCAGAagcattttattaataaatggaTTCAAATGGTGgttctttataaatttatttttgcccttCATTATTTTGAGCCCCTTTTTGATTATCTCCACTGGAGAAACAACAGAAAATTTGTTTAACGAAATTATGGTATGCACAATTTTCATTATCACGCTGAAGTTTCTATATATGTTTGTCTTGTTAACATACATGTTGTATGGCCTGTTAAAGTACccataattttctttattcgtgttgttatttttttcttctatcaTGGTGTCTACAAATGGGAGTGgattcatttcttttttttgcaggaAGCTTACACCGTTTGTTTGGTTaaacttctttttcatttcggaCTCTTTTTCCACTTGGAAAATTCCGTGCTCCCAATCGGTGTCTTCTTGGCTAGCCGTTTGGAGGAAGTTCACGGAGGTTGTCGATCCTGAGATGGTGCTTCCGCCGGAGGAGGCACTTCCCAGAGTAGCGGTGGACGCGTTGGAATTGGAGGAGGCACTTCCCAGAGTAGCGGTGGACGCGTTGGAATTGGAGGAGGCACTTCCCAGAGTAGCAGTGGACGCGTTGGAATTGGAGGAGGCACTTCCGAGAGTAACGGTGGATGCGTTTGAGGCGGCACTTCCGAGTGTATCAATGGACGCATTGGAATTGGAGGAGGCGCTTCCCAGAGTAGCGGTTGACGCGTTGGAGGCCCCACTGGCGACGCTTTCGAAGGAGCCGGTGGACAAATCAGACGCGGCGCTCACATAGGAAAGGGTGTCGTCGTCCGGTTTGGAATCCTTTCCAACGTGCACAAGGTCATCCTCGAATTCTGACTCTGAGATATCTGCTTCCGACGCGGTAGTATCGTCCcagttttcttcctcttccatgagatcttcctccgcttcggCTTCTTCCTTAAAGAGATCCTCTACTAGTTGTTCATCTAGCTTTTGCTCTTctaattctttttcttcatccgtTTTGGACATTAAATCTGCTTCTTTGATTAACCCGACGTTACCTACTGTTTCTACGCGAGGTTTGCCTGGATTAAGGACCAACCAGTAATACAAATTAAAGGGGTAGGTGACAAAAGAGCACTTAACCTTTTGGTAATATTTCCCTATGATAGATTTTCCGATAATATCAAATTGGTCTagaatattttctttataaaaaggTGGCGTGGTAGCTCTGTTGGTGAAATTGAAGCTGACTCCGTTTTTGTCTTGCGCGATGTTAAAATCGACAAATGGGATGGATGGGATGTTAGTTTTGTCCagaaatttttctaaataaatataattctgcACAGTTTCGTTTAGCATCTCCACATCGTTGTTTGGAATGACTCGATTGCTTTTCCTTCCACCAGGGATGTATATGTCTGACGTGGGGCCTATATTGTAATCGGTAGcattggcaattttttggtaGTAGgtgtctaaattttttttatctaaatCGTCGTAAAATAGGTCTATCAAGAGGTAGTTCTTGTAGAAGCTGTTAATATCATATCCCATAATTTCATagtatttgtttattttttctttatcctcCGGGATAAAGACATACGTTTTGATGTCATCCACAGAGTAGCATTCCGTTTGGAAGTTGTAATGATCAATCGGGAACTTCTTAATGTtgttgtttctttttattttctccataAACTTTTTAAAGTTCTCAAATTCGACGATAGAGTTAAGGATAAAGTTTAAGTAATTTCTGCTGGCCAGGTAGAAGACTGAGCTGTTCATGGAATAATCTAAATCTCCCGTTACTGCATAGAATTTTATGAAGACGTAAAAATttctcaaaaataaaaagttggtAAATCTCATATCTGTTAAGAGTTTTATGAATCCAATTAGCTGAGATAGGTACTGGTCTACTATTGGCTTAATCtttatatcatttaaaatatgttcacttttattttgcgCATGCACctcgaaatattttttgtctttcctcAGTTCATTCAAATCGTAATTATACTTCTtcttaattattaaattgatAATATTGTAAATTCTGagaatcattttttcattatttattgaCGTGTTGGGAGATAGCTTAAAATTGTTCAGCATGGTTCGCACCGTTTCTTGGCTAGAAGTGTATCTAATGATTGGAAATTTAAACTTGTGGAACACATTAGAGAACATAAGTATGTCCTCAAATTTAATGTACACCCTTGGGTATATAGAATTAATAGACTCAGCGTTCTCCAAAATTTCGAAGAATGTCGTGTATCTTAATATGTTCATGAATCTCTTTCCCTTGATTCTCTTTCCCAACGCCATTAGTAACTTTCTGTGGGTAAAGCCAAACACCCTCTTCACATTTAACAATTTCAGGTACAGATACTTCATGGGCGTTTTATAAATCTTTTCTCTTTGATCTAGGAATTTTTCCAAAGTtaagaattttttccaaGAATATCGGttagtttttttctctattcTGAGTAAGGACACAATTATGAGCAAATGCTTCACAGCATCGTTGGCATGATTGAATTTGAATATATCTTCAatggaaatattttccttttttaaaaataaaaacgtaccgcataatatttttatgagaTTTTTCTCGTCAATTGATGCGTACTGCGTTTTTTCTGTCTGCACAAGATCTATATTCCTTACGTTCTTCATATCGATGGTACTTCCGGTTAAATTGTTGGAGACTTGCTCTATACCTTTTATGTTGTCTTTAATAAAGGGGGCGAAATCGTAGTATAGAAGGAACATACACTTTGGGGGTAAATGGGGGAAGTTTTCCTTATGTGGCAACTGTCCATGCTTTGACTCTATTTCGTctataattttgttcctttcttcttccctcgATTCTGCTTCTTGTAGCAGGGATTTGGTGTTTTGCACAAGTTCGTCGTCTAGCGGTAGTTCAATTTGTATCTTCTCTTTCTTTGGTTTTGGAGGCTTTTCCAGTTCTTTATCATCCGTCTGTTCAGAAGGACTAACCGTTGCATCCTTCTTATCCTCATCACtcttattttctccttcacttTCGTCATCGGTGACATActccttttgcttctccttaaGCAAGTGCATGGTGTAAGACTCGTAGTGGTGCGCGTAGTACTTAACAGGGTAGTAGACCTCTATCAGTTTTTGCTGGTACAGTTTGTACGTTTCGCTTGATGGTATTTCGTgcttttcaatatttttgtagAGAGAATATAATGCTGACATGATCAAAATGATGGTGGCCTCTTCCGTGTTGAAAAAGTTTACCTTATTTAAgacattttccaaaaagattttaaacattttggAGAAGGATGTCTGGTTTAGATTGAATCTGTATTTTTTGATTCGCtttatgaaaatgttttgaGATCGGTCCTTCGGCTGGGGAGTCTTTTCCATGAACACCCTGTACACTTCGTAGAACTCGGTGGGCAACATGTTTAGGAGGGCTCTGTTCCAGGAGACGCCCTGGTGGAAGTACTGCTTCACCGCTCCGACCATGGAGGAGaactgcaggggggggaagtagcGAAATGGGGGCGGCACGTTTGTGAGGGGGAGCGCTTGTTAGGAGGTGCGCTTATGAGGAGGAGCGCTTCGGCGAAGGAACTCTCCCTCGAAGGAACACTCTCGCGAAGGAACACTCTCGCGAAGGAACACTCTCGCGAAGGAGCACTTCTGAGAAGGCACATCTGCTCGCCCCCCCGCACGCCTGCTCCTTCCCAGCAGACTTACAATGTAGGCGCTGAAGCGGTCGACCCCCGAGGCCCAGAGAACGTGGTGAATCAAGTCGACAACCAAAACGTCGTCGTCCTCCTTCAGGCACATATAGCAGCCGCTCAACTTTCCCTCAAATTTGTCTAGAAATGAGCCCACAACCAAGCTTCCATCGTTCCTGTTGGAAGGCTCAAATTTTATTAGAGGGACTTGAAAGGATAAAGGGTTTCTATAATTGTGCATGTGTACAAGTCTGGAAAAGGAGTCTTTTTTGTTGCTATCGTTGAAGAGGAATTTAAACAAGTGTCCATCCTTATTGTGAAGGTAAAggtcattatttttcatagaataattattaaaaattagagaattgtttttttcattatttactTCATCTATCACTTTATGAATTTCATCCAAAACCAATTTATCAATTTCTTCGTCGTAATTGACTTCTGCCAAATCTGCCCCCTCCGCTTTTTTAATAGTGTCtaccacattttttaagtattgATAAAGGTATAAATCTTTAGAGTCCAAAATGACCTTAAAAAAGCTGACCATATGTTCTATTATATCTTTGTTTATCATAATATCGTTGTAATTTAAGAAGAGGGGAATTAACAGATTTATGAAAATGTTCAATGGgaaaagcaatttttttacgtcaAACGTGCTGTAATTACATGTCTGGTTCAGATTTTTGGCTATTTCTAGGggacattttttaagtatttcatatttttctccgTAATTTACAAGGCTGGCTATAATTCCTGTTGACCCTACTATGATCAATTTCATGGAGGCGTTtaattgcttttttaaaGGCTCATCGAAGTATAAGCTGCCGTAAGGGAACTTTAGCGAGGGTTTATAGTGCAGGAGTTTTATCTTGATAAGGGACAGAGTAAATTCTATGCTTCCTCTATTGattcttttaatatttctttttataaatggcTTTCTAATAATATCAGAAGAGAttctttgtaaaaatagtTCGTACACTTGGTCCTCATAGATGTATCTAAATTCTGATTCTACATCAGCGTGGAAGAATTCCTTGGGGGCCATTTTGCTGATGTAATTTACGTTCACGAAGAGCAGCGTGTAAATTTTCGTTAGCAGGTTTGCCACGGCTAGTCGCATGTAGGACTCCTCATAGTAAAGCACTTTTCTCGTGATCTTCAGGATCATCAGGATCCTCTTGAAGGTCTGCGTGTTGTACTGGGCTTCCTTATCGAGGTCCGCCTCTTTGGTCTGCGCGTTGTGGGGAGTAAGTTAGGAAGTAAGTTAGGAAGTTAGTTAGGAAGTTAGTTAGGAAGTCGTGCATAACGTGGGGGCGGTGCGAAGTGTTGTGCCTCTCAATCGCTGAATGGATGAATCGGTTGAGAACCCCCCACGTTATGCACCACCAGGAAGACACCTAAACAGGAGATGCGCACGCACACTTACACTTATCAACTGCATGCCCTCCATGGAGTCTATGACGTATTTAAAGAGCGAATTGCTGAACTCAAAAAATCCCGTGCCGAGGTTTTTCTCAAACAAGTTGTTCAAAACGGgggttaaattttttccggTCAAATGCTGAGTGACATTTACGTAAGATAATTTCCAAATTTTGGACACTAAGATTAGGGCGTCTCCGTATAGCAGTTTCGAGGCGTACGGCTGCAGTTCCGGGAACTTCAACACGTTGActgaggggggggcggcaaatCAGGGAGGGCGAGGCAAATTAGGGAGGCGTGCGTCGGGGTGCGCGCCAGCacacgcacatgtacatatacgtacatatatatatatgtatatgcatatatacttatgtatgtacgtacacacCGATCTGCCGCTCCGCACTTACACTTCAAAATGGTGCTGTACAACTTTCGGTAGGATATTCGAGCGAGCCGTTTGATGTTTCTGTAAATTAGGAAGACTATTTTGCTAAGCTGCGAAATGCAGAAGGAGGATAAGGCAAAGGCAAAGGCTCCGCGGAATGGAATCACGAGAGGGTAGAAAAATAGCAACAGCGATTTGAACACATAGGACATGATGACCCCGAAAGTGTTGTTCATTATGAGCTTATCAAAAGAGGCGATGTGGTTGTACAGATAGGCGTTTGAAAAACACAGGTCTATCAATTCGTGATTTATAACTCCAATAATTCCTCTCAGACTTTGGACGAATGACACGGACATAAAGGTTCTTGCTAGGAGCAGCCCGTCGTTTTTTAATGCGTCGACCATGCCCCAGTAGGCGTCAGCTACGGGAAGAGGTTTTGGCGTGGAAGGGAGGGGGGTGgcatgaaggaaaaaaaaatgagcatcGTATGGTGGGAGTGAGTTGCGCATTGTGTAGTGGGAACGAGTTGCCCATTGTGAGGTGGTAAAGAGCAGCGCATTGTGTAGTGAGAACGAGCTGCCCATCGCGTGGTGCTAGCGAATTGGCACCCTCTTGCGCTTTATCATTTTCCCGCCTAACTTTTCGCTTTCTTGTATATCATTAGCGCGTGgtccatttcgtttttaaaagcatTGTCCAGTGGGAAGGGGGGGCTGTCGAAGTAGGCTATCAGCTGTCTCCTGAACACATCGTGTTTTTTCCCTGCACAGGAGTGTAAGCGGGGGAGTGTCGGATGGAGCATAGGAGAGTGAGTTGTCAacatgtgcgtatgtacTTTGAACACGTAGCGTAAGACTTATCGTTAGCTgcttcgatttttttttgtcctatTACTTGAATCGTGGGCCCTAGATATTAATTTGACAATGCGCTTgacatttttcttattcagTACAGTTAGGTAGAAAAAGTAGTTGGTACGTGAGAGAGACTCATAAATGGCAACATTCTTGTGGAACTTGCCCTCTACAAAACAGGTAACGGTTAGTAGGATAGAAGTGAAATCCTTTTCGGTGCGCCGCTACTCGCGCGGAGAAGGGAGCAAGCTGGTAAATAGCGCAAACATGCAACGGTGAAAAATGCAACGGTGCAAATTGCAACGATGCATATGGCTCTACACTCGTGTGCACAATTCGACACCTTTACGAGGCTGCCCCCGTCTTTCTTTCCCTACTTATGAGCAGTCCCCTATACAGAATAGTATTGATTAACTTGGCCACATAATTCTGGTTAAATATAGAACTAGCCTTTAACGATAAAAAAGAGTATTCATTGTAATTAGACCCgttattaattttgataTCGTGCTTCCCTTCCGCTTCTctgtttttaaaagaattccCTGCAAGGTAGTTGAAGTAGTTTTAACATGAAGAAGAACGTTAGTGGTAGGCAGGTGGAGGGGTCTGTGTCTACTTGAGAAAACACGCACATATACACGTTGATACGTGCGCATCTGGTTAGCAAGTATGATGAGTCGTAGttgagcacatttttttcacatgcttgtgtggagaaaaaatgggaagaaaagaTGCTATGCGGTATGGACACGTTTAGTGAATCACacaaagtggaagaggaaaaaaaagaggacagGTACGCTCTGCACAACAGCTGGAACGGGAAATTTTTGTTCCATGCTCTCGAATTGAAAATAAAGTAGGCGTAATTGCAAATGAGTCTTAATTTGTGCCCATGCTGGGGAAGCGAAGACAATGGGTGAGACATACATGCGCTCATGCGTACGTGCATAACTAATCGAAAAAGTAAACACAAGCTGCGAGACGAGATGCATCCTCCCGCTAAGCGCATTTGTTACCTGAACTCTCATCCCGTTTGTAGCCGGCCAAAAGTTCAAGGCTTTTATTCTCTATTTCTTTACATTTTGATAGTATgttaaaacataaataaaaagctgAAATGCAAAACCAATACTTTTTCATTGCAAAAAcggagggtaaaaaaaataaaaaacaattccAGCGTATTACACTTCTACGCGCAGACTTTTTCAAATACTGTTCTGAGTGTTACATATGGTAAACTATAGTTTAATTTGGGTGGTCTAGGAAGGGTGGCCCATGCGTACATATTCACACACGTACACGCACGCACATACATGAATGCATGGATTGTcaaatgtaagaaaaaaaaaaaaaaaaaaaaaattacgctcGTGGGGAGAAAATTGCGTGAGTTGTAAAAATTCGTTCAAAACATTGAGAGCGCGTTGGCAAAAAAGACGATGTACAgattgaatatatatttttttcttttaaactCACACACTCTGCGCAGCGCGGAtcaaggaaaaaaggggaaaaaaaaaactaaagcCATAGGTGCACGCATACGTGAAGAATTACGTACATCCTTACGTacgtgtataaaaaaaaaagaaaaaaaaaataacctgaATTAAACAtagcaaaaaagaattataacCGTtagaacaaatttaaatgcgaattttatttagaattgtggagtaaaaaaaagaaaaaacaaaaaaagttgtCGCTCTTCGAGTCTTCATAACCAATGTGCGCGCGAGTTACACATAttacatgtgtgtgtatgtgtttAGCCATGTAtagcgttttaaaaaaattctttaataCACAATTCCAGTTACGGACAAAATGTAAGCGttaaggggggggaaaaatatgcGCTTATATATGCGGGTGTATACGCGCTTATACATC contains:
- a CDS encoding hypothetical protein, conserved (encoded by transcript PVX_101485A), whose product is MKKYWFCISAFYLCFNILSKCKEIENKSLELLAGYKRDESSGNSFKNREAEGKHDIKINNGSNYNEYSFLSLKASSIFNQNYVAKLINTILYRGLLIKGKFHKNVAIYESLSRTNYFFYLTVLNKKNVKRIVKLISRAHDSRKKHDVFRRQLIAYFDSPPFPLDNAFKNEMDHALMIYKKAKTDAYWGMVDALKNDGLLLARTFMSVSFVQSLRGIIGVINHELIDLCFSNAYLYNHIASFDKLIMNNTFGVIMSYVFKSLLLFFYPLVIPFRGAFAFALSSFCISQLSKIVFLIYRNIKRLARISYRKLYSTILKFNVLKFPELQPYASKLLYGDALILVSKIWKLSYVNVTQHLTGKNLTPVLNNLFEKNLGTGFFEFSNSLFKYVIDSMEGMQLISTKEADLDKEAQYNTQTFKRILMILKITRKVLYYEESYMRLAVANLLTKIYTLLFVNVNYISKMAPKEFFHADVESEFRYIYEDQVYELFLQRISSDIIRKPFIKRNIKRINRGSIEFTLSLIKIKLLHYKPSLKFPYGSLYFDEPLKKQLNASMKLIIVGSTGIIASLVNYGEKYEILKKCPLEIAKNLNQTCNYSTFDVKKLLFPLNIFINLLIPLFLNYNDIMINKDIIEHMVSFFKVILDSKDLYLYQYLKNVVDTIKKAEGADLAEVNYDEEIDKLVLDEIHKVIDEVNNEKNNSLIFNNYSMKNNDLYLHNKDGHLFKFLFNDSNKKDSFSRLVHMHNYRNPLSFQVPLIKFEPSNRNDGSLVVGSFLDKFEGKLSGCYMCLKEDDDVLVVDLIHHVLWASGVDRFSAYIFSSMVGAVKQYFHQGVSWNRALLNMLPTEFYEVYRVFMEKTPQPKDRSQNIFIKRIKKYRFNLNQTSFSKMFKIFLENVLNKVNFFNTEEATIILIMSALYSLYKNIEKHEIPSSETYKLYQQKLIEVYYPVKYYAHHYESYTMHLLKEKQKEYVTDDESEGENKSDEDKKDATVSPSEQTDDKELEKPPKPKKEKIQIELPLDDELVQNTKSLLQEAESREEERNKIIDEIESKHGQLPHKENFPHLPPKCMFLLYYDFAPFIKDNIKGIEQVSNNLTGSTIDMKNVRNIDLVQTEKTQYASIDEKNLIKILCGTFLFLKKENISIEDIFKFNHANDAVKHLLIIVSLLRIEKKTNRYSWKKFLTLEKFLDQREKIYKTPMKYLYLKLLNVKRVFGFTHRKLLMALGKRIKGKRFMNILRYTTFFEILENAESINSIYPRVYIKFEDILMFSNVFHKFKFPIIRYTSSQETVRTMLNNFKLSPNTSINNEKMILRIYNIINLIIKKKYNYDLNELRKDKKYFEVHAQNKSEHILNDIKIKPIVDQYLSQLIGFIKLLTDMRFTNFLFLRNFYVFIKFYAVTGDLDYSMNSSVFYLASRNYLNFILNSIVEFENFKKFMEKIKRNNNIKKFPIDHYNFQTECYSVDDIKTYVFIPEDKEKINKYYEIMGYDINSFYKNYLLIDLFYDDLDKKNLDTYYQKIANATDYNIGPTSDIYIPGGRKSNRVIPNNDVEMLNETVQNYIYLEKFLDKTNIPSIPFVDFNIAQDKNGVSFNFTNRATTPPFYKENILDQFDIIGKSIIGKYYQKVKCSFVTYPFNLYYWLVLNPGKPRVETVGNVGLIKEADLMSKTDEEKELEEQKLDEQLVEDLFKEEAEAEEDLMEEEENWDDTTASEADISESEFEDDLVHVGKDSKPDDDTLSYVSAASDLSTGSFESVASGASNASTATLGSASSNSNASIDTLGSAASNASTVTLGSASSNSNASTATLGSASSNSNASTATLGSASSNSNASTATLGSASSGGSTISGSTTSVNFLQTASQEDTDWEHGIFQVEKESEMKKKFNQTNGVSFLQKKEMNPLPFVDTMIEEKNNNTNKENYGYFNRPYNMYVNKTNIYRNFSVIMKIVHTIISLNKFSVVSPVEIIKKGLKIMKGKNKFIKNHHLNPFINKMLLDINETVQKLKSSSEKGFIGSKTDIISLYRIVEFQLFNEFLIYPPMKRLTDRELRYVLQVINEGYASHIMKVKSKLKREHVVKDKIVRFLNTFKEYRNLFDDIAIDRLVQMFEESLDCKDIKCFDLLFNSFITHRYNNIIMSLTNKSETFNVLGEIFKDPAALTEVRVQVHETYVEPSRRQNVYQDFQLESNVVLHPKLTYNELLFSSLELSKKIEIWNSMYTLFNIRHIYVNIGYLLLGVKYHIKRSHRVFLHTFKFLGWLRKNKKNEIYIP